GTACGCCGAAAAAGGCATCACCCTTACGTCCGTGGGCTTCGGCATGGGCAACTACAACGACGTTCTGCTGGAAAAACTCGGCGACAAGGGCGACGGTCACTACGCCTACGTGGATACGCTCGGCGAGGCGAAGCGCATCTTTGTCGAGAACCTCACTGGCACGCTGCAAGTCATCGCCAGGGACGTGAAGATCCAGGTGGATTTCAACCCGCAGAGGGTGCGGAGCTATCGTCTGCTTGGTTATGAAAACCGCGATGTGGCCGACAAGGACTTCCGAAACGACCGGGTGGACGGCGGCGAAGTCGGCGCCGGGCACACGGTCACGGCGCTCTATGAGCTCAAGCTCCACGAGGACGCGCCCAAGGGCCGCCTCGCCACGGTCTATGTGCGCTACAAGGACGTGGACCGGGAAAATTCGGTACGCGAGTTTTCGCAAGATATTACCGCCGCCGACTTCCGCGACTCGTTCGACGCCGCTTCGCCCGCTCTCCGCATTGCCGCCTCGTCCGCGGAGTTTGCCGAGATTCTGCGCCGAAGCTATTGGGCCAGGGAGAGCGATCTGGGTGCGGTGCTCGACACGGTGCAGGCCGCGGAAGCGCCCTTTAAGCACGACGCCAAGGTCATCGAGCTTGCCAGTCTGGTTGCCAAGGCGCACAAGCTCCTCGAAGCGGAGAATGGACCCGTAGTCGTGCCGGCGGAAAAAGAAGCTTTCGGAAAATGACTGGAGTTAAACCCATGAGCCTCAAGAAAAAAAGATTCGTCTATTCCGAAATACCGACGGCATCGATGGCCGACAAAGAAAAGACCGGCGACACTTCCCGGCCCCAGGCCGGAGACAAGACGTCACCCACCTCGAGGGTTGACCTTTCGCTCCTTCTCGCGATCGACCCCAAGACGCCCAAACGCATCAGGCGCGTTACCATAGTCGCCCTCCTGTTCCATCTTCTGCTCCCCCTGTTTTTCCTCATTGAGAGTAAAGAGGTGGTTCAAGAAACGAAGGAACCCATTAAGCACGTGATAACCCTCATCAAGATCATTCCCCCGCCCAAGATTCCCCCTCCTCCCCAAGAGAAGGTGAATAAAGATCGCAGGCCCGTTCCCGACCCCACGCCGGACGAGCCGGAGCCCATCCGCGAGCCGGAGCCTCCGGAAATTATCATCCCGCCGGGCGTGGACGTCGTCATCGGCATACCCAAAGGTCCGCCCGCGCCCGTACGCCCCCTCACCGCGGGCGTAGCGGGTACCACGCAACCGATGCGCGTTCACTACGTCGAGCCGGAATACCCCGAAGAGGCCAAGCGGGTGGGCCTGGAGGGCAACGTCATCCTGAATGTCACCGTTGACGAAAGGGGAAACGTCGCCGATGTGGCCGTCATCGAGGGAGGGCCGCTCGGTATGACCGAAAAGGCCGTCGAAGCCGTCTGGAAGTGGAAATACGAACCCAGCACCCTTCACGGCATGCCCATCAGCCTGTCGTTCACGGCGGTTGTCTGGTTCACGCTCCAGTAGAAATCCCTCCCGCCGCCGCGCCTCCTCGGCTTAGAGGGGTACGGAGCACCGTATCCTTCATCATAGTATCATGTCCCCGTGGAACCGCGCGTCGTCCGCTTCCTCGAGCACCTGCGCGTCGAGCGGGGGCTTTCCGAAAACACGGTGAGCGCCTACCGGCGCGATGTGGAGAAATTTTTGGAATGTCTCGCGCGCCGCGAGACGGAGTTTCCCAAAGATGTAAAGGCCGAGGACGTCGAGGCGTTCCTCCGGGCGGAGCACGACCGCCTCTCGCCGCGCACGCAGGCCCGGCGCCTGAGCGCGCTGCGCACGCTCTGGAAATTCCTCCTTCTCGAAAAGGAAGTTTCTTCCGATCCCCTGGCGGAGATCGAGTCGCCGCGAAGCTGGAGCGCGCTTCCACGCACGCTCTCGCTCGACGAAGTCGAGAAATTGATCGACGCGCCCGACCCGGCGACGCCCCTCGGCCTGCGCGACCGCGCGATGATCGAGTTCCTCTACGCAACTGGCGTTCGCGCCTCGGAGCTCGTGGGCCTTCGGCTCGACCAGGTGGACTGGCGAGCGGGAGTCGCACGCGTCGTGGGAAAGCGCGCGAAGGAGCGCATGGTGCCCACTGGCGAGACGGCGCTTGGGAGGCTGAGAGATTACGTCGAGCACGCGCGCCCCGCGCTACTCAAAAAGGGGCGCGAGGGCGAGCCGGCCCTTTTTCTCTCCAATCGCGGCGCGGCCATAACGCGCGTCCAGTTCTGGCACCGCCTGAAGCTCCATGCGCGGGAGGCGGGAATTGCGAAGGAGAAAATTTCGCCGCACGTGCTGCGCCATTCGTTCGCGACGCATCTTCTGGAGCGCGACGCCGACCTGCGCTCGATCCAGATGATGCTCGGGCACGCCAACCTCACGACGACCCAAATCTACACCCATGTGGCGCGCGAGCGCCTGCGCCGCGTGTACGAAGCGCACCATCCGCGCGCGTGAACCGCGTGCGGAAGGTGCAGAAGGTGCGTGACGGTGTCTGCATCTTCCGCACCTTCCGAACCCTCCGCACCTTCCGTTACCTCAGGCAGAAGGCATATTGCTTTTGCCGCACACGGAGGCTATACTGGGTTGTTTACCGGACAATTTTGAGGCCGAACGAGAGATGGAAGAGCACGGCGAAGGATTCTCCCATGACGCGGGCATCAAGGTGGTGGACCGCCGCAAGTTTAACAGCGACGGCTCCTTCCGCCGGAATGACGGTGCCAAAGCGCCCGGCGGGGAAGCCGAAGCGGAGCGCCCGTCCTCCGAGGCCTCGCAGCCCGAGCCGTCGAAAAAGGACTCGGCGCCGGAATCCTCTCCCGAAGAACAGGCAGTGGACTCGACGTCGGAACCCTCCTCCAAAGAACAGGCGGCGGATTCGGTGCGCCCCACGCCCCTTCTCTCGCTCATCCTCTCGCTTGCCACGTCCGCCCAGATCGCCCTGGGCGACGTTGAGAGTCCTTCCGGAGGCGACCGCTACGTGAACATCGAGGAGGCGCACGGCTACATTGACATGCTCGAAGACCTGCAGCGGAAAACCGAAGGCCGCCTGACGCCGGACGAGGACCGCATTCTGCGCTCGGTCCTCTACGAGCTCCACATGCGTTACGTCGCGCGCCAGCAGGAAATCCTCGCGCCGCGCACGTGAGCAGGCATCCCGTTCCACGCAAGGTTCTCTCGCACCGCCTACGCTTCGCAACGGTTGTCGTAGGCGCGGCGCTGCTGCTCGCGGAGCCGGCGGGCGCGCAGGTCGTGATCGAGCTTGATCCCGAGCAGCTGCGCGAACAGGCGCTCGTCATGCAGGTCGGCGGGCGCAAGGAAGAGGTCACGCAGGCGCGCAATGAAATCGTGAGCCTCTGGTTCCAGCATCGCCTTCACCTTCAGGAGAAACGCATGGAGGGCGCCGAACAGGCGCTCAAGGACATCAAGGAATTGAGCCACACCGCCATGGTGGACGAATCGCCCCTGCTTGCGCAGGCCCTTCTATACGAAGGCTATATGTTATACGAGATCGGCAACGCGGAGGCGGCGCTCCATGCCTTCGACCGGGCGCTCGATTTCAACCCGGCGCTCTACATGGCCCACCTGGGCAAAGCGCACGTCTATTTTCGGCAGAGTCCTTACAACCTGTTCGCCTATACGTTGGAGGTGCTGCGCGCCTTGGGCGGCCGCTTGCAAAACTTCTGGAGCGCGTATTACCTGGCAAGCAACGTGCTTATCGTCCTCTACGTGGCCGCGGGAATTTGGGCGCTCGCAACCATGGCCGTGGGCGTGTTGCGCAACATGCGGCTCGTCTATCACGAAACGAAAGAAAAATGCCGCCGCATCCTTCCCCCGGGGGCTTCCGTGCTCCTTGCAGGCGGCATTGTTTTCCTGCCGGCCTTTCTGTGGCTCGGGCCGCTGTGGCTTGCTCTCTTTTGGGCGGTGCTCTTCTGGCGGTATTTTAACGTGGTCGAGCGGATCGCAACGGGGGCTCTCCTTGTGGTGCTGGGGTGCTTCGTGCCGGCCCTTGGCGTTGTCAAGCACCTCACCCTGACGGCCACCGATCCCTACGTGCATTCCTCCATCTCGGCCATCACCGGCAATTTCGACGCGTCGCGCATTAAATTCCTCCGAGAGCTCATGGAACAGGATCCCGACAGTCCATGGCTCGCGTTTACGCTCGGCATGCTATACAAAAACGGCGGCTTCTCGGACGAGGCCAAGCGCCACTTCGAGCACGCCATTGAGCTTGAGCCGGATTTTGTTCAAGCCCGCATCAATCTGGGGAACGTGCGCTTCCAGGCACAGGAGCCCGGGGAAGCCATCCACCACTACAAAGTGGCCAACGAGATTATGCCGACCGCGCTCGCCTACTACAACATGCACCAGGTCTACAACAGCATGTTTAAATTCACCGAAGCCGTGGACGCCCTCGACCAGGCCACGCTTCTCGACAGCGGAGAAGTCGCCGTCTACGCGCAGTACAAGGGCACAAGCCCCCAGGAGCTGGTGGTGGACGCCTATCCAAAGTCCCGCGATTTATTTTCTCAGTTCCTGAGGGTCCGCCGCCCTGCCGGCAACGGACAGCAGACCGCGTCGGCGGCCTTCACGGGGACCGCCTTTCTGAATCTCTTTATGTTGCTCGCGCTCGTAACCGCCGCGGCGATTGCGCTTTACGCCATGTTCAACCGCCTGAACCCCGAGGCGCGCTCCTGCATCAAATGCGGACGACCCTACTGCGACCGGTGCCGCGTAGGGCTTGAGTCGGAGACGTACTGTTCGCAGTGCGCGCATCTTTTTATCAAGAAGGAAGGGGTTTCGCCCACCATCCGCAGCCGCAAGATGTACGAAGCGGAGCGTTATCAGCGCCGGCAGCGCATGCTGCGATTTGCGCTCAACCTGTTGATTCCAGGAGGCGGCGCCCTGTATGTCGGCGCGTTTGGCAGAGGCGTGACGCTGCTTGTGTTTTGGAGCGTAGGAGCGGCCATGATCGCGGCCCGGCCGTGGTTTCTGAGCGATCCGATGGCGCTTGTTGCGGCGCTTCAGGTTCCTACGCTTTATGTGGGCGCAGCCGTGATGGCCCTGCCGTGGCTTGTGGCGAACCCGTGGAGCTGGCTAGCGGGGAGCGAGGAGTAGAACGATGGCGCTCGAAGGCAATTTAAGGGATTTCGGGCTGGACGCCATCTTTCAGCTTATCGCCAACAACCGCAACACGGGTGTTCTGACCCTCGAGAGCGCCCAGGACGAGAGAATTAAAATTTCATTCATTCAAGGCCAGGTCGTTTGGGCCGACACCCAGCCCAAGAAGGTCGAGGATCGGCTGGGCTACGTGCTTGTGCGCTCCGGCGCCCTCACGGAAGCGCGCCTCCGGGAGGCGCTTGAGCTCCAGAAGCAAACGCTCCAGCGCCTGGGCGCCGTGCTCATCGAGCACCAGTTCGTGAATCAGAAGGCGCTCCGGGAGGCGCTGCGGACGCAGGTCCTGCAAATCATTTACCGTCTCTTCCGCTGGAGCGAGGGCGAGTTCAAGTTCCTGCAGGAGGAGGAAATCGACTACGACCGCGAAAACTTCGATCCCATCCGTTCCGACCACATTCTGATGGAAGGGATGCGAATGCTCGATGAGTGGCCGCAGATTGAGAAAAAGATTCCCAATTTCAAAAAAGTGTTTCGGAAAGCGGCCGACGACGACGCGCTGCTCGAAGGCGGGGAGGCGGCCCCGCCGATGACGCCCGCGGGCGGCTTCGACTTTTCCGAATCTGCCGAGGGAGCTTCGGGCGCCGGGAACCTGCCCCGTGAGGAGGCGTTGGTTCTGGCACGCGTCGACGGCGTAAACTCGGTGCGGGACATCATCGACCGTGTGCCGCTTACGGAGTTCGAGGTCTGCCACGTGCTCTATGCTCTCCTCGAGCGCGGCGTCATTGAGGAAAAACTCGACCAGCTTGCCCCCGGCGTTGGATTGAAGCGGAAGAAGGGAGGCGATGAAGAAAGTCCCGTTCTGGTGCGCATCGCCGCGGCCATGGGCGTTCTGATCGTTGCGGCCTCCCTGGCCACCTCGTGGCTCAACCCGCTCAATACGTTCTACTTCGCGCAGCGCTACCGCAGCCTTTTTAATGAAGCAAACTACGGCGTAAGCCGGAACCGGCTGGAAAAGATTGACTGGGCCCTCAAGGCTTTCTACCTGAACTACCAGCGGTATCCGGACGAGCTTGAGTCGCTCTACGAACGCGACTTCGTCGGAGCCTCCGACCTCACGGACCCTTGGGGCCGCCCTTACGAATACACGCTCACGGAGGCGGCCTATCTCGTCCTCGGTCGGAACGAAGCCAGCGAGCTCGACTCTTCGCTTCGGGTCTACTATGAATTCGGAGCGCCTGTGGAGCCCGTGGAAGAAGGGGAACAGCCCGTGGAAGAAGGGGAACAGCCCGTGGAAGAATGGGAACAGCCAGTGGAAGAAGGGGAACAGCCAGTGGAAGAAGAGGAGCAGCCAGTGGAAGAAGAGGAACAGCCCGTGGAAGAAGAGGAGCAGCCCGAGGGGGAGGCCCCCCAGGTTATTGTTCTGCCCACTGCGAAAGCTTCTTAGAGGAACTCCGAACCTGCCCATGTACAACGAACGCTTTGTGGTTTCCACGCGCGGCTTTGCGGACATCCTGGACCTCACGGAGAAGGTGCAGCGCGTCGTGGCCGCGTCGAACGCATCGAGCGGCCTGGTCAACGTGTTCGTGCCGGGCTCGACGGCCGGCGTGACGACCGTTGAATACGAGTCGGGGGCGCTCGAGGATCTGAAGCGCGCGTTCGAGCGCGTCGCTCCCCAGAACGACGACTACGAACACAACAACCGCTGGGGGGACGGCAACGGCTTTTCCCACGTGCGCGCCGCGATGCTCGGCCCTTCGCTCACCGTGCCATTTGAGCAGAGGAAACTCCTCCACGGCACGTGGCAGCAGATTGTGCTCGTGGATTTCGACAACCGCCCCCGCAAGAGGGATGTGGTCGTGAGCGTGCTGGGCACCGCCTCCAAAGGCGGCCCGACGTCGTGAAGAAGGCGAAACGCCCCCGTCGCCCGACCAGGCCGACCAGCAGGCCCGGAGCGGGCGGCCTGCGCATCCTTCTCTCGAACGACGACGGGATCCATGCGATAGGGCTCCGGGCGCTCACGAGCGAGATGGTGCGCCTGGGCGAGGTGTGGACGGTGGCGCCGGAGCGCGAGATGAGCGCCACGGGCCACGCCATAACCATTGAGGACCCGCTTCGAGTTCGCGGGGAGCAGCTTCATCCCAGAGCGCGCGCCTATTCCGTGACTGGCACTCCGGCCGACTGCGTCAAGCTGGCCGTGCGCGCCCTCATGAAGGGCGCGCATCCCCATGTCGTCGTCTCGGGCGTCAACCGCGGCGCGAACATCGCCCGCAACCTCATCTATTCGGGCACGGTTTCCGCCGCGACCGAAGGCGCGATTCTGGGCATTCCTTCGATCGCCGTCTCGCTCGCGGGCGCCGAGCTGCGTCCAAGCGACGCGGCCGATTTCCGCTTTGCGGCGCGCTTCACGCGTCGCCTGGTCCGGTTCGTCCTCCGGGAGGGCCTCGCACCCGGCACGCTCCTCAACGTCAACGTCCCCCGGCCCCCCGTGCGCGGCGTGCGCGTCACGCGGCAGGCCGAGTCGGTCTTCATCGAGAAATTCGACAAGCGGCGCGACCCGCACGGCGCCGTCTACTACTGGCAGGCGGGCGAAATGCAGCACCCGAACAAGGACGGCACCGCCGATGACCATGTCGTCCGCGAGGGCTACATATCCATCACGCCCATCCACCACGACTTGACACACTACCAGAGCCTGGCGCGCATGGCCCGCTGGGACACGGCGCTCGAAAAAGGTTTGAAACGCTGATGCTCCCCGGCAAAGCAAGGGCGCTTGGGAGAAGGGCATGCCAACGAACGGCTCGTTTCTGAAGCCACGCCGCAAGACCCGCCGCCTCACCGTGGGAAACGTCGCGGTGGGGGGCGGCGCGCCAGTCTCGGTGCAGACGATGACCAAGACCGAGACGCACAACGCGCGCGCGACGCTGCGGCAGATCGAGGAAGTCGCCGCGGTCGGCTGCGACATCGTGCGCTGCGCCGCGCCCCGCTCCGGGGACGCCGAGGCCCTCAGGGAAATTGTTCTGCACTCCCCCATCCCCGTCGTGGCCGACATCCACTACGACTACCGCCTGGCGCTCACGGCCCTCGAGGCGGGCGTCGCCTGCCTGCGGCTCAATCCCGGAAACATCGGCATGCCCACGTCGGACAACATCGAAATGCCGGGGGACGAGAAGGTGCGCGTCGTCGTGCACGAGGCCAAGTCGCGCGGCGTGCCCATCCGGATCGGCGTGAACGCCGGCTCGCTGGAGCCCGAGCTTTTGATGAAGCACGGCCATCCGACGCCCGAGGCCATGGTCGAGAGCGCCCTCCACCACATACGCATTCTGGAAGACCTCGGCTTCTTCGACATCAAGGTTTCCGTCAAGGCGACCGACATCGCCCGCACCGTGGCGGCCTACCGGCTGCTCGCCGACAAGGTGGACTATCCGTTCCACCTGGGCATAACCGAAGCGGGAACGCTGGGCACGGGCTCGGTGAAGTCGGCCGCCGGCCTGGGCATTCTCCTCGCGGAGGGGCTGGGCGACACCATCCGCGTCTCCCTCGCCGGCTCGCCCGTGGACGAGGTGCGCGTCGGGCAGGACATTCTCGAGTCGCTCGGGCTGCGAAACCAGCGCCCGAACATCGTCGCATGCCCCACCTGCGGCCGCCTTCAGGTGCCCGACATGATCGAGATGGCGCAGGAGATCGAGCGCCGCGTCACCCACATCAAGGTGCCGCTCAACCTGGCCGTCATGGGCTGCGAGGTGAACGGCCCCGGCGAGAGCAAGGCGGCCGACCTGGGCATCTCGCTCGGAAGGGATTACGGCTACCTTTTCAAGCACGGCGAGAAACTGCGCCGCGTCGAGGCCGACAAGGTGGTGGAAGAATTCGTCCGGGAGGCCGAGGCCCTCGCGCGCGAGGTGGAGGAGAGCCGGCGGGACGAGAAGGCGGCCGGAGGCCAGAAATAAGAAGGGGTTAGGGATCAGCCGTCAGTGGTTAGCAAAAGGAATTCTTGCTAATCCCTAAACCCTAGCCCCTAATCCCTGGCTGCTGGCCCCTGATTCCTAACGACGGGCCGCGGCCGCCTGCCCCGGGCCGCGGCGCATCTTCGCCAGGGTCAGCGTGTTGCGCACAAGCATCGCCACGGTGAGCGGCCCCACGCCACCAGGAACGGGCGTGATGGAGCGCGCCTTGGCCTTTCCCTCACGGGGGTGAACGTCGCCCACTAGGACGTAGCCCTTCTCGTCGAATCTCTTCAATCGCTCCCGCGACTCCTTTCCCTGCTTGCCGAACAATTTCAAGACCTCCTTGCGCGAGTCGACGCGGTTGACGCCCACGTCCACCACGACCGCGCCCTTGCGGATGTGCTTACCGCGGATGAAGGCCGGCTTCCCCATGGCGCCCACCAAAATGTCGGCGCGCTGGGTCTGCTTGGGCAGGTCCTTGGTTTTGGAGTGGCAGACGGTGACGGTGGCGTGTTCATGAAGAAGAAGCAAGGCAAGCGGCTTCCCCACGATGTCGCTTCGACCCACGATGACGGCGCGGGCGCCCGCGATGCGGACGCGATAGCGCTTGAGAAGCTCCACTATGCCCGCCGGCGTGCAGGGCGCGACGCCCGCGGAATTGATGCACGTGCGCCCGACGTTGACTGGATGAAATCCGTCCACGTCCTTTGCGGGCTCCACGGCGTTGAGAACGGCCACCTTGTCCACATGCGACGGAAGGGGCAGCTGCACCAGGATGGCGTCCACCACGGGGTCGCGATTGAGGTTCTGGACGACCTCAAGGAGCGTCTCCGTCGTGATGTCGCTGGCAAGCTGGACGGTCTCGCTTGCAATTCCCACAGCCTCGCAGGCGCGGCGCTTCGCCCCAACGTAAGTCCGCGAGGCGGGATTGTCGCCCACGAGGATGGCCACGAGCTTGGGCACGATGCCATGCTGCTCACTGAGGGTCCCCACCTCGACGCGCGTTTCTTCCCGAAGTGCCTCCGCGACCTTGGCGCCATAAAGCAATTTTCCCATAGTAGTGCTCCTTTATGCGTATTCCGTGCTCACCCGCCTCGCCAGCCAGTTCCTAGGGGGCCTTTCAGTCAAATCGGCCGGGAAATGGCACGAGCAAGTTGCGTACAGTGTGTTGTGCATTCGACCGCATGCAATATACACCACACGCCATACGAAGTAAACCTCTTATCATCGCAGCCAAAGCACAAGGCCGGCCGCCGCGATGAGGCCTCCTGAGAGAAGGCCGCCGTAGCGTTCGAGCCAGAGAAAATGCAGCCGCTCGGCGCCCTTATGGCCTAGGGCGACGGCGAGAAGCAGCGTGGCCACCGTGGTGAGCGAAAAGACGGCGAGCACCGCAACCCATAGAAGGCCCTCCACGGCCATGGCCGCAGCAAGCACCGGCACCGCGAGCACGCACGGATGGAAGCCCACCACCGAGGCCAAAACCCACGGCACGGCGCCCCCTCGAAAGCGAGGGGGCAGGTGTTCGGTCTCGTCGTGGTCAGGCGCACGCATGAGCTTGCGGCCGTGGCCCGCCGTCCAGTCGTAGAGGATGTATCCGAGGCCGAACACGATGAGAAACAGGTGGCTCAGCGGCTCAATCTTCGAGCCGAGGCTGTGCGCCGTCTTTTCACCCAGGAAAAAGGCCCCCGCACCGAGGCCGAGCGAAAGCACGATGTGCAGAAGGCCCGAAAGTCCCGCGACCTCCATGGTTCGAGCGAGCGTCCAGCCCTCCCTTCGACCCACCAGCACCACCGGCAGCCAGTGCTCCGGGATAAGACTATGGATACCCGCCGTGGCAAACGCCGTTGTTAGCAGAAATCCGTGGGACTCGGTCACGGCGGCGCATGATAGCCGACACGAGAAAAGCAAGCAAACCAGTCCCTGATCCCGGCATAGAAACGCGCCTCGCCCCACCCCTCGACGAGTGCGTAGCGTGTCTTGTTCTAAAAATCCTTATCTTATGAGGCATTGCCTTCTCGTTCCTCTTTCCTAAGTCGGGATTAGGGGATAGACGCGCCGCGTTGACACCCGTCGGCGGTTTGCGTTAGCATAGGGGAAGCCTGTTTGACACGCTTTTGCCGGAGCAAGAGACGCCGTGGCCAATCAAACGGAACCCAAGCAACCCGACGCCGACGTCGTGCCCATTGCCGAGGGCGCCAAAGCGCCTTCCCCGGTCGAGTCCCGCATCACGGTGGAGGACTTCTGCGCGCTCGCGAACAAATTCATCAGCCAGCGCATGTACCGCGAGGCCATCAACCTCTACGAGACGGCCGTCAAGATTTTCCCTTCGAGTCTCGCCCTCAAAATCAACCTCGGGCGCGCCCGTGACCTGCAAAAGCGCATGGAGGTCGTCTCGAAGGACCACCTGCGCAACGAACTCGAAAAGGAGCGCGAGGACGCCGACCGCCTGGCGAGCCGCTACATCGGGCTGGGGCTCGTGTATCTGGAGCGGCAGCGGTTCGAGAAGGCGCTCGAGTTCTTCGAGTTCGCCAAGCACCAGAACACCAACCTGCACCTTCCCCACTATCACTTGGGGAGCCTCTTTTACCAGCAGGACGACCTCGATCGGGCGCTCGCGGAGCTCGAACTCGCGCGCGACATCAACCCGTTCCACGAGGAAACGCATGCGCTTCTGGGAAAAATTTACATCGAGCGCGGCGACTACCGGAGCGCTCTTCAAAACTCCATCGACGCGTTCCTGCTGTCCATGCTTCGCCGGGAGGAGGGCAACCCCCTCCACAAGGGGCGCATCAAATTCCTGTTCGACAAGTTGGGCATCGCGACCAAACAGGCCCGCAACGAGCACATCCGCACCCGCATGAAGGGCCTGAACCGCCTTATGGGCATGCTCGACCAGCGCAAGAAGGAGTTTTTGGAGTCGAGCTCCTTCGCGCAGGTGACGCGCCTCATCACCACGGCGCGCGAGCACAAGCACGTGCGCACCGACCGGCTGCGCACGGCGCTCCGGCTGCGGCGTTTTCCGATCTTCGAGAACCTTACCGACGACGAGCTCTACAAGGTCGCCAAGCTCGTGGAAGAACGACACTACGAGTCGGGCGTCTACGTCTTCCACGAAGGCGACGACAGCGGCTACATCTACGTGGTCGACTCGGGACGCATCAAGCTCATCTGCCCGACGCCCGTCGGGGAGCAGGAGGTCGGGATGGCGGCGCCGGGCGAATATTTCGGAGAAATCAACTTCATCGACAAGGCGAACCACGTGGCCTCGGCCATGGCCATGGAGGACACCACGCTGTGGCTGCTTTCCAACGCCGGCCTCGACAGCCTTTTCGAGGTGGAGCGCGAGATCGCGGTGCATTTCTACTGGAACTTCTGGAAGGCCCTGGCCAAGAACACCCGCCGCACGAACGAGCTCATGAAGAGCTTCTTTGCCGACATGAAGGAGCCGGTGCCGGAGGTGACCGAGAAGGACTTGGCCGAGGCCAAGGAAGTCGAGGTCGGCGTTGAGGAGAAGGTCGAGGTGCTCGCCACGCGCGGCCTCTCCTCGAAGGAGCTGCGCCTGCTCGCCACGTTCAGCACGGAGAAGCGCTTCGAGGCGGGCGAGATCATTTTCCGCGAGGGCGACCCCGGCGACAAGCTGTACATCATCCTCGACGGCAAGGTCATCATCTCGAAGGACATCCCCGGCGTGGGCGAGGAGGCTCTCGCCATTTTTGAGCGGGGCGATTTCTTCGGCGAGATGGCCCTCGTGGACCAGTCACCGCGCTCGGCGGACGCCAAGGCGCACGCGGAGGGCGTGACACTCCTTGCGATCGACAAGAAGACGCTCGACGAGATTCTCTCCCTCGACGTCGAGAGCGCCTACCAGTTCCTGCATCTTCTGTGCAAGATTCTGACGCACCGCCTCCGCGAGATTACCATGAAGCTGGCCCGCTGGCGCGTCATGTCCGGGGGGTTCTGATGCCGGAGCTGGGGGTGGGGGAGACCCTGGAGACGCTTCTCCGCGACCTGAACGACGAATACGACCTGACCCGGCGGGACGCCGCCCACAAGCTGGGCAAGCTCAAGGACCCCGCGGCGCTCTCCGCGCTGATTGCGGCGCTCCGGGATCCCAGCAAGCTGGTGCGCGACAACGCCGCCTTCGCGCTGGCCGAGATCCGGGACAAGAGGGCGGTGCTCCCCCTTGTGGAATTGGTCCGCAAAGACCCCGATGGCCGCGTGCGCAAGAGCGCCGCGAAGGGCCTCGGAATGCTCGGTGACCGGCGCGGCGTCGAGCCGCTCGTAGCGGCCCTCGGGGACCCCGACCCCATCGTCCGAAAGAGCGCCGCGCGCGCTCTCGGGCAGTTGCGCGCCTCGGAAGCCCGGGAAGCGCTCGAGCGGGCCGCCTCCGACGCGGACGTCCTGGTGCGAAAACACGCCAGGCAGGCGCTGGAGCGGATTCGAAAGTAGGGTAGGGCGGGGGCCGGTCGCCAGGGATCAGCCGTCAGGGGTTAGCTGCCAGCCGTTGGCGGTGGGCAGATAGCTCCTTACTCCTTTCTCCTTCCTCAAAAAATCCGGCAGATCCGGCAAAATCTCTGGTCTGCTCGCAAGGGCGGGCCTTGAGAGACCGCCGGGGCGGCCCCCACGCTGCGCC
The DNA window shown above is from Acidobacteriota bacterium and carries:
- the xerD gene encoding site-specific tyrosine recombinase XerD, which encodes MEPRVVRFLEHLRVERGLSENTVSAYRRDVEKFLECLARRETEFPKDVKAEDVEAFLRAEHDRLSPRTQARRLSALRTLWKFLLLEKEVSSDPLAEIESPRSWSALPRTLSLDEVEKLIDAPDPATPLGLRDRAMIEFLYATGVRASELVGLRLDQVDWRAGVARVVGKRAKERMVPTGETALGRLRDYVEHARPALLKKGREGEPALFLSNRGAAITRVQFWHRLKLHAREAGIAKEKISPHVLRHSFATHLLERDADLRSIQMMLGHANLTTTQIYTHVARERLRRVYEAHHPRA
- a CDS encoding DUF1844 domain-containing protein, with product MEEHGEGFSHDAGIKVVDRRKFNSDGSFRRNDGAKAPGGEAEAERPSSEASQPEPSKKDSAPESSPEEQAVDSTSEPSSKEQAADSVRPTPLLSLILSLATSAQIALGDVESPSGGDRYVNIEEAHGYIDMLEDLQRKTEGRLTPDEDRILRSVLYELHMRYVARQQEILAPRT
- a CDS encoding tetratricopeptide repeat protein; amino-acid sequence: MSRHPVPRKVLSHRLRFATVVVGAALLLAEPAGAQVVIELDPEQLREQALVMQVGGRKEEVTQARNEIVSLWFQHRLHLQEKRMEGAEQALKDIKELSHTAMVDESPLLAQALLYEGYMLYEIGNAEAALHAFDRALDFNPALYMAHLGKAHVYFRQSPYNLFAYTLEVLRALGGRLQNFWSAYYLASNVLIVLYVAAGIWALATMAVGVLRNMRLVYHETKEKCRRILPPGASVLLAGGIVFLPAFLWLGPLWLALFWAVLFWRYFNVVERIATGALLVVLGCFVPALGVVKHLTLTATDPYVHSSISAITGNFDASRIKFLRELMEQDPDSPWLAFTLGMLYKNGGFSDEAKRHFEHAIELEPDFVQARINLGNVRFQAQEPGEAIHHYKVANEIMPTALAYYNMHQVYNSMFKFTEAVDALDQATLLDSGEVAVYAQYKGTSPQELVVDAYPKSRDLFSQFLRVRRPAGNGQQTASAAFTGTAFLNLFMLLALVTAAAIALYAMFNRLNPEARSCIKCGRPYCDRCRVGLESETYCSQCAHLFIKKEGVSPTIRSRKMYEAERYQRRQRMLRFALNLLIPGGGALYVGAFGRGVTLLVFWSVGAAMIAARPWFLSDPMALVAALQVPTLYVGAAVMALPWLVANPWSWLAGSEE
- a CDS encoding DUF4388 domain-containing protein, whose product is MALEGNLRDFGLDAIFQLIANNRNTGVLTLESAQDERIKISFIQGQVVWADTQPKKVEDRLGYVLVRSGALTEARLREALELQKQTLQRLGAVLIEHQFVNQKALREALRTQVLQIIYRLFRWSEGEFKFLQEEEIDYDRENFDPIRSDHILMEGMRMLDEWPQIEKKIPNFKKVFRKAADDDALLEGGEAAPPMTPAGGFDFSESAEGASGAGNLPREEALVLARVDGVNSVRDIIDRVPLTEFEVCHVLYALLERGVIEEKLDQLAPGVGLKRKKGGDEESPVLVRIAAAMGVLIVAASLATSWLNPLNTFYFAQRYRSLFNEANYGVSRNRLEKIDWALKAFYLNYQRYPDELESLYERDFVGASDLTDPWGRPYEYTLTEAAYLVLGRNEASELDSSLRVYYEFGAPVEPVEEGEQPVEEGEQPVEEWEQPVEEGEQPVEEEEQPVEEEEQPVEEEEQPEGEAPQVIVLPTAKAS
- a CDS encoding energy transducer TonB, translated to MTGVKPMSLKKKRFVYSEIPTASMADKEKTGDTSRPQAGDKTSPTSRVDLSLLLAIDPKTPKRIRRVTIVALLFHLLLPLFFLIESKEVVQETKEPIKHVITLIKIIPPPKIPPPPQEKVNKDRRPVPDPTPDEPEPIREPEPPEIIIPPGVDVVIGIPKGPPAPVRPLTAGVAGTTQPMRVHYVEPEYPEEAKRVGLEGNVILNVTVDERGNVADVAVIEGGPLGMTEKAVEAVWKWKYEPSTLHGMPISLSFTAVVWFTLQ
- a CDS encoding YjbQ family protein, whose product is MYNERFVVSTRGFADILDLTEKVQRVVAASNASSGLVNVFVPGSTAGVTTVEYESGALEDLKRAFERVAPQNDDYEHNNRWGDGNGFSHVRAAMLGPSLTVPFEQRKLLHGTWQQIVLVDFDNRPRKRDVVVSVLGTASKGGPTS